From the Vespa velutina chromosome 16, iVesVel2.1, whole genome shotgun sequence genome, one window contains:
- the LOC124954659 gene encoding uncharacterized protein LOC124954659 isoform X2 — translation MKLCWSLASVFIVTSMVVSTVRPESVFWEENDKEILVRTVRGTKERASGSSAASCRYVKGQWSECDSKTNTRSRTLSLKKGDKSCEQTKTIQKKCKKACRYEKGTWSGCVNQLSTRVDNLKANSDPTCEKTRLITKRCKPETNTKKSTKGGERSNKKSGKQ, via the exons ATGAAGTTGTGTTGGAGTTTAGCGTCGGTCTTCATCGTCACGTCGATGGTCGTCAGTACCGTCAGACCAGAATCTGTGTTTTGGGAGGAAAACGACAAGGAGATCCTTGTACGAACTGTACGTGGCACCAAGGAACGAG CATCCGGCAGCAGCGCCGCTTCGTGCAGATACGTCAAGGGTCAATGGTCGGAGTGCGATTCAAAAACCAACACTCGTTCCCGAACTCTTAGTCTTAAAAAGGGAGACAAATCTTGCGAACAGACTAAGACTATTCAGAAGAAATGCAAGAAAG CGTGTCGGTACGAAAAGGGCACATGGAGCGGATGCGTGAATCAACTATCGACGAGAGTGGATAATTTGAAGGCGAACAGTGATCCCACTTGCGAGAAGACGCGTTTGATTACGAAGAGGTGCAAACCGGAGACCAATACCAAGAAATCTACCAAAggag GCGAACGATCGAACAAGAAGTCGGGCAAGCAGTAA
- the LOC124954718 gene encoding PAN2-PAN3 deadenylation complex subunit PAN3, giving the protein MDPSMFVTYTSQTNGVPLESKLATYMNRQSPGTTLNTTVVTKQLSNLSLDSQKKVTASPEFVPGRGLTGSNSSSPNLFNNSYHSQENVGGTTYFYLGNAATDAVGGEEGTDGITTIGTGQAGYVYPGTPAHLQPSKTSSSSNSSAPSTPPPQAAPSFFINETIRIDILQKNALVLAQPDVVRFPDLPNEVDNYHELCPLEPIHKPTSTVLGYQTSTYKATSIKSGTRYCLRRVHDFRLANTKCMVLVDMWKRLEHTNLVQLREVFTTKAFGDHSMVFVYDYHPGSETLLNKHFSSSGLNGYTDPFSSDPNAPRPYSHTKNTILRQQHSSMLPESIIWSYIIQLTAALRVIHAAGLAYRCLDPTKVLLTSRTRLRLSCVAIPDVVTFDGTATNPLTLIPHYQQEDLIALGKLVLALACRSLLAVHRDNMQASLELVARSYSTDLRNLILYLLSNQARRSVTDLMPMIGARFYTQLDAVQLRSDVLENELAKELENGRLFKLLVKLATINERPELNMEPTWAETGDRYMLKLFRDYVFHQVTADGRPWLDMAHVVSCLNKLDSGSHDKICLMSRDEQSVLVVSYAELRQCLETSFGELVQSAKDAI; this is encoded by the exons ATGGACCCATCAATGTTTGTTACTTACACCTCTCAAACGAATGGAGTTCCATTGGAGTCCAAACTTGCTACCTACATG AATCGTCAAAGTCCTGGGACAACGCTAAATACTACTGTGGTAACAAAACAGCTGTCCAATCTTTCTCTTGATTCACAAAAGAAAGTAACTGCCAGTCCAGAATTTGTACCAGGAAGAGGTTTAACTGGTAGCAATAGCAGTTCTCCTaatcttttcaataattcttATCACTCTCAAGAGAATGTAGGTGGTACaacttatttttatcttgGCAATGCTGCCACAGATGCTGTTGGAGGGGAAGAAGGAACTGATGGT ATTACTACCATAGGAACAGGCCAAGCAGGCTATGTATATCCAGGTACACCAGCTCATTTGCAACCATCGAAGACTTCTTCATCGAGTAACTCCTCTGCCCCTTCCACACCCCCACCGCAAGCAGCTCCTAgcttttttatcaatgaaactATAAGAATCGACATTCTTCAAAAAAATGCATTAGTATTAGCTCAACCCGACGTGGTGAGATTTCCTGACCTGCCAAATGAAGTAGACAATTATCACGAATTATGCCCGTTGGAACCTATTCATAAACCGACTTCTACGGTACTTGGATATCAAACTTCAACGTACAAAGCAACAAGTATAAAAAGCGGTACACGTTATTGTTTACGCCGCGTTCATG ATTTCAGACTCGCAAATACCAAGTGTATGGTTTTGGTTGATATGTGGAAGCGACTAGAGCACACTAATTTAGTTCAATTAAGAGAGGTCTTTACTACAAAGGCCTTTGGCGATCATT cCATGGTATTCGTATATGATTATCATCCTGGATCAGAGACGTTATTAAACAAGCATTTTTCTTCGAGCGGATTGAATGGCTATACCGATCCATTTTCTTCAGATCCCAATGCTCCACGACCGTACAGTCATACAAAAAATACTATTCTTAGACAACAGCATAGTAGTATGCTTCCTGAAAGCATTATATGGAGTTATATCATACAACTTACTGCCGCGCTTCGTGTCATTCACGCTGCTg GCTTGGCATATAGGTGTTTGGATCCCACCAAAGTATTACTAACGTCACGTACACGGCTTCGTTTGAGTTGCGTCGCTATACCGGACGTTGTTACATTCGATGGAACCGCAACAAATCCACTTACACTCATACCTCATTATCAGCAAGAGGATTTAATAGCACTAGGAAAGTTGGTATTGGCTTTAGCATGTCGCAGTCTTCTTGCCGTCCATCGCGACAATATGCAGGCCTCTCTTGAGCTGGTCGCACGTTCCTACTCAACCGATCTTCGAAATCTCATATT GTATCTACTTTCAAATCAAGCTCGAAGAAGTGTAACAGATCTCATGCCAATGATCGGAGCACGCTTTTATACTCAATTAGATGCTGTTCAACTTAGGTCTGATGTACTTGAAAATGAACTTGCCAAGGAATTAGAAAATGGAAGATTATTTAAGCTATTGGTTAAATTAGCAACCATCAATGAAAGACCAGAATTGAATATGGAACCTACTTGGGCAGAGACTGGTGATAGATATATGCTCAAATTATTTAGGGATTATGTTTTCCATCAAGTAACTGCCGATGGAAGACCTTGGCTGGACATGGCACATGTTGTGTCTTGCTTAAATAAGCTTGACTCCGGATCTCATGATaag ATATGTTTGATGTCACGGGATGAACAAAGTGTATTAGTTGTAAGTTATGCAGAATTACGACAATGTTTGGAAACTTCGTTTGGGGAATTAGTACAATCTGCAAAAGATGCTATCTAg
- the LOC124954712 gene encoding uncharacterized protein LOC124954712, giving the protein MSLHVFWPASACLTLFVVGVIMILLKYGPRICKVRHESLPSDQEWEGKTYSRKLSVSIA; this is encoded by the coding sequence ATGAGTTTACACGTGTTTTGGCCAGCCAGTGCCTGTTTAACACTTTTTGTAGTTGGcgttataatgatattactcAAATATGGACCACGTATTTGTAAAGTACGTCATGAATCTCTTCCTTCTGATCAAGAATGGGAAGGAAAAACCTACTCGCGTAAACTTTCTGTTTCTATAGCATAa
- the LOC124954659 gene encoding uncharacterized protein LOC124954659 isoform X1: MKLCWSLASVFIVTSMVVSTVRPESVFWEENDKEILVRTVRGTKERASGSSAASCRYVKGQWSECDSKTNTRSRTLSLKKGDKSCEQTKTIQKKCKKGVAGRAACRYEKGTWSGCVNQLSTRVDNLKANSDPTCEKTRLITKRCKPETNTKKSTKGGERSNKKSGKQ; encoded by the exons ATGAAGTTGTGTTGGAGTTTAGCGTCGGTCTTCATCGTCACGTCGATGGTCGTCAGTACCGTCAGACCAGAATCTGTGTTTTGGGAGGAAAACGACAAGGAGATCCTTGTACGAACTGTACGTGGCACCAAGGAACGAG CATCCGGCAGCAGCGCCGCTTCGTGCAGATACGTCAAGGGTCAATGGTCGGAGTGCGATTCAAAAACCAACACTCGTTCCCGAACTCTTAGTCTTAAAAAGGGAGACAAATCTTGCGAACAGACTAAGACTATTCAGAAGAAATGCAAGAAAG GCGTGGCGGGGAGAGCAGCGTGTCGGTACGAAAAGGGCACATGGAGCGGATGCGTGAATCAACTATCGACGAGAGTGGATAATTTGAAGGCGAACAGTGATCCCACTTGCGAGAAGACGCGTTTGATTACGAAGAGGTGCAAACCGGAGACCAATACCAAGAAATCTACCAAAggag GCGAACGATCGAACAAGAAGTCGGGCAAGCAGTAA
- the LOC124954711 gene encoding uncharacterized protein LOC124954711 isoform X2: MSILDEREEYLKNPYFVKHEYGDFTPFYITITICSVIGGFIFLLNIVFCWCSRHRAYWQDRHTGNRYIQSLWTVLPHKTPPLDLTELESIHTTQPIVKSEVIEYHDTESQGKGSNSQEYLEMHKRESEI; this comes from the exons atgtccATTCTAGACGAACGTGAAGAATACCTGAAGAATCCATATTTTGTAAAGCACGAATACGGAGATTTCACAcctttttatattactatcaCAATTTGTTCTGTAATAGGtggatttatatttcttttgaatattgTATTCTGCTGGTGTTCCCGTCACAGAGCTTATTGGCAAGATCGTCATACTG GAAATCGATACATTCAATCTTTGTGGACTGTATTGCCACATAAAACTCCACCTCTGGATTTAACCGAATTAGAATCCATTCACACTACACAACCGATAGTTAAGTCTGAAGTAATAGAATATCACGATACTGAATCTCAAGGAAAAGGTTCTAATTCGCAGGAATACTTGGAAATGCATAAACGTGaaagtgaaatataa